Proteins encoded in a region of the Pangasianodon hypophthalmus isolate fPanHyp1 chromosome 21, fPanHyp1.pri, whole genome shotgun sequence genome:
- the epb41l3b gene encoding band 4.1-like protein 3b isoform X8, translating to MQCRITLLDGSDYTCTVEKKAKGQVLFDKVCDHLNLMEKDYFGLTYRDAEHQKNWMDPAKELKKQIRTGPWNFGFNVKFYPPDPSQLCEDITRYYLCLQLRDDVVSGRLPCSFATHSLLGSYIAQSELGDYDPEELGSDYISDLRFAPNQTKELEEKVVDLHRNYKGMTPAEAEMLFLENAKKLSMYGVDLHHAKDSEGVEIMLGVCGSGLLIYRDRLRINRFAWPKILKISYKRNNFYIKIRPGEFEQFESTIGFKLPNHKAAKRLWKVCVEHHTFFRLVAPEPPAKKFLSLGSKFRYSGRTQTQTRRASSQISRPAPQFQRSSSKRLTTTRSLDIAPAMANSDNLMKDSKPAFATGTLITTVTPEKKAEEENAVEDESIPATEPSEPAPPTPVTKTSIIRQIKGDNVFIKHSNLMLEETDTTEELLKRQTNLSELKRSFLEMRLESSEGSEWDKRLASSPARCPRVNDTAMIKPHLPLQDTADDANSEPPKDISEEKPEPAEADSAESSGDQQDTAVVEEDEAEVMDSEESKDSEESEESKESEESKESEESKESEESKESEESKESEEPVQPMTNEVPVVHTETKTITYESAEVDANGDTDPGVLMSAQTITSENNSTTTTTQITKTVKGGISETRIEKRIVISGDANIDHDQALAQAIKEIKEQHPDMSVTKVVVHKEMEISASEGDQ from the exons ATGCAGTGCAGGATCACCCTGTTGGATGGCTCTGACTACACCTGCACGGTGGAG AAGAAAGCCAAAGGCCAGGTCCTGTTTGATAAAGTATGTGACCACCTCAACCTTATGGAGAAGGACTACTTTGGCCTCACGTATCGCGACGCAGAACATCAGAAG aactgGATGGACCCTGCCAAAGAACTGAAGAAACAAATTAGAA ctgGTCCCTGGAACTTTGGGTTTAATGTGAAGTTTTATCCACCTGACCCATCTCAGCTGTGTGAAGATATCACCCG GTACTACCTGTGCCTTCAGCTGCGAGACGATGTCGTGTCGGGTCGTTTGCCATGCTCCTTCGCCACTCACTCTCTCCTGGGTTCATACATCGCCCAGTCTGAGCTGGGAGACTATGACCCTGAAGAGCTGGGCAGCGATTACATCAGTGACCTCCGCTTCGCTCCAAACCAGACCAAAGAGCTGGAGGAAAAGGTCGTAGACCTGCATCGCAACTACAA AGGAATGACTCCAGCTGAGGCGGAGATGCTGTTTCTGGAGAATGCCAAGAAGCTCTCCATGTATGGAGTAGATCTACATCATGCTAAG GATTCGGAGGGAGTGGAGATTATGTTAGGTGTGTGTGGCAGCGGCCTTCTCATCTACAGAGACCGACTGCGCATAAATCGATTTGCCTGGCCCAAAATCCTCAAGATATCCTACAAGCGGAACAACTTCTATATCAAGATACGTCCTGGAGAG tTTGAGCAGTTTGAGAGCACCATTGGTTTCAAACTTCCAAATCACAAAGCAGCAAAGAGATTGTGGAAAGTGTGCGTGGAACATCACACGTTTTTCAG ATTGGTGGCCCCTGAACCTCCTGCCAAGAAGTTTCTGTCACTGGGCTCTAAGTTCCGCTACAGTGGGAGAACGCAGACGCAGACACGCCGTGCCAGCTCCCAGATCTCTCGGCCTGCGCCGCAGTTTCAACGCTCCTCCAGCAAACGGCTCACCACCACTCGCAGTCTAGATATAG CACCAGCCATGGCCAACAGTGACAACTTGATGAAGGACTCTAAACCAGCCTTTGCCACAGGGACCCTCATCACCACGGTAACACCAGAGAAAAAGGCAGAGGAAGAAAACGCAGTCGAAGATGAAAGCATTCCTGCTACAGAGCCATCTGAGCCGGCCCCTCCCACTCCTGTTACCAAG ACTAGTATCATAAGGCAGATAAAGGGAGACAATGTGTTTATCAaacacagtaatctcatgttgGAG GAGACTGATACCACAGAGGAGTTACTCAAGAGGCAGACGAACCTCAGCGAGCTGAAAAGGTCATTTTTGGAGATGCGCCTCGAGTCGTCGGAAGGCAGTGAATGGGACAAGAGGCTGGCCTCTTCCCCTGCTCGCTGTCCACGAGTGAATGATACAGCCATGATCAAACCGCACTTACCCTTGCAGGAT ACTGCAGATGATGCCAACTCTGAGCCTCCTAAGGacatttcagaagaaaaacCAGAGCCTGCAGAGGCTGACTCTGCTGAG AGCTCAGGTGACCAACAGGACACTGCAGTAGTAGAGGAAGATGAAGCAGAAGTAATG GATTCGGAGGAGTCGAAGGATTCGGAGGAGTCGGAGGAGTCAAAGGAGTCGGAGGAGTCAAAGGAGTCGGAGGAGTCAAAGGAGTCGGAGGAGTCAAAGGAGTCGGAGGAGTCAAAGGAGTCGGAGGAGCCAGTGCAACCGATGACCAATGAGGTGCCTGTTGTTCATACTGAGACCAAAACCATCACATACGAGTCTGCTGAG GTTGATGCTAATGGTGACACAGACCCTGGAGTACTGATGAGTGCTCAGACCATCACCTCTGAGAACAACAGCACCACAACCACCACACAAATAACAAAG ACGGTGAAGGGAGGTATCTCAGAGACGCGGATCGAAAAGAGGATCGTCATCTCTGGGGATGCCAACATCGATCACGACCAG GCTCTGGCTCAGGCCATAAAAGAGATCAAAGAGCAGCACCCAGACATGTCGGTCACCAAAGTAGTGGTTCATAAAGAGATGGAGATCTCGGCTAGCGAAGGTGACCAGTGA
- the epb41l3b gene encoding band 4.1-like protein 3b isoform X3, which yields MQCRITLLDGSDYTCTVEKKAKGQVLFDKVCDHLNLMEKDYFGLTYRDAEHQKNWMDPAKELKKQIRTGPWNFGFNVKFYPPDPSQLCEDITRYYLCLQLRDDVVSGRLPCSFATHSLLGSYIAQSELGDYDPEELGSDYISDLRFAPNQTKELEEKVVDLHRNYKGMTPAEAEMLFLENAKKLSMYGVDLHHAKDSEGVEIMLGVCGSGLLIYRDRLRINRFAWPKILKISYKRNNFYIKIRPGEFEQFESTIGFKLPNHKAAKRLWKVCVEHHTFFRLVAPEPPAKKFLSLGSKFRYSGRTQTQTRRASSQISRPAPQFQRSSSKRLTTTRSLDIAPAMANSDNLMKDSKPAFATGTLITTVTPEKKAEEENAVEDESIPATEPSEPAPPTPVTKCSPLATEHTLLASPRSSTKVRRRKRRRSSSEHAASASPAKGKQISDQNRPKGGTLFSFSLHLPDLSSLLDEDGYLSFPDLSEMNFLPESFQHFLPIKSPSLVPCFLFIFFFLLSTSFSVPYALTLSFPLALCLCYLEPKTASLTTSFTNSFQDSSDEETDSDPSDETTATESEPEDESELMTQTADDANSEPPKDISEEKPEPAEADSAESSGDQQDTAVVEEDEAEVMESEESKESEESKESEESKESEESKESEESKESEEPVQPMTNEVPVVHTETKTITYESAEVDANGDTDPGVLMSAQTITSENNSTTTTTQITKTVKGGISETRIEKRIVISGDANIDHDQALAQAIKEIKEQHPDMSVTKVVVHKEMEISASEGDQ from the exons ATGCAGTGCAGGATCACCCTGTTGGATGGCTCTGACTACACCTGCACGGTGGAG AAGAAAGCCAAAGGCCAGGTCCTGTTTGATAAAGTATGTGACCACCTCAACCTTATGGAGAAGGACTACTTTGGCCTCACGTATCGCGACGCAGAACATCAGAAG aactgGATGGACCCTGCCAAAGAACTGAAGAAACAAATTAGAA ctgGTCCCTGGAACTTTGGGTTTAATGTGAAGTTTTATCCACCTGACCCATCTCAGCTGTGTGAAGATATCACCCG GTACTACCTGTGCCTTCAGCTGCGAGACGATGTCGTGTCGGGTCGTTTGCCATGCTCCTTCGCCACTCACTCTCTCCTGGGTTCATACATCGCCCAGTCTGAGCTGGGAGACTATGACCCTGAAGAGCTGGGCAGCGATTACATCAGTGACCTCCGCTTCGCTCCAAACCAGACCAAAGAGCTGGAGGAAAAGGTCGTAGACCTGCATCGCAACTACAA AGGAATGACTCCAGCTGAGGCGGAGATGCTGTTTCTGGAGAATGCCAAGAAGCTCTCCATGTATGGAGTAGATCTACATCATGCTAAG GATTCGGAGGGAGTGGAGATTATGTTAGGTGTGTGTGGCAGCGGCCTTCTCATCTACAGAGACCGACTGCGCATAAATCGATTTGCCTGGCCCAAAATCCTCAAGATATCCTACAAGCGGAACAACTTCTATATCAAGATACGTCCTGGAGAG tTTGAGCAGTTTGAGAGCACCATTGGTTTCAAACTTCCAAATCACAAAGCAGCAAAGAGATTGTGGAAAGTGTGCGTGGAACATCACACGTTTTTCAG ATTGGTGGCCCCTGAACCTCCTGCCAAGAAGTTTCTGTCACTGGGCTCTAAGTTCCGCTACAGTGGGAGAACGCAGACGCAGACACGCCGTGCCAGCTCCCAGATCTCTCGGCCTGCGCCGCAGTTTCAACGCTCCTCCAGCAAACGGCTCACCACCACTCGCAGTCTAGATATAG CACCAGCCATGGCCAACAGTGACAACTTGATGAAGGACTCTAAACCAGCCTTTGCCACAGGGACCCTCATCACCACGGTAACACCAGAGAAAAAGGCAGAGGAAGAAAACGCAGTCGAAGATGAAAGCATTCCTGCTACAGAGCCATCTGAGCCGGCCCCTCCCACTCCTGTTACCAAG TGTTCTCCTCTTGCCACTGAACACACCCTCCTTGCCTCCCCACGCTCCTCCACTAAAGTGCGGAGGAGGAAACGCAGAAGGAGTAGCTCTGAGCACGCAGCATCAGCAAGCCCGGCAAAGGGCAAGCAGATTTCAGACCAGAACCGGCCCAAAGGGGGAACgctcttctccttctccctgCACCTCCCAGACCTGTCTTCTCTCCTGGATGAAGATGGCTACCTGAGCTTCCCTGACCTGTCTGAGATGAACTTCCTGCCTGAGAGCTTTCAACACTTCCTGCCCATCAAGTCACCATCTCTCGTGCCCtgcttccttttcatcttcttctttcTGCTGTCTACCTCTTTCTCTGTACCCTACGCACTTACGCTTTCCTTCCCGCTGGCACTGTGCCTCTGCTATCTGGAGCCCAAGACGGCATCACTCACCACCTCGTTTACCAACAGCTTTCAAGACAGTTCAGAtgaagag acagacagcgatCCTTCCGACGAGACAACAGCGAccgag TCTGAGCCAGAGGATGAATCAGAACTGATGACCCAG ACTGCAGATGATGCCAACTCTGAGCCTCCTAAGGacatttcagaagaaaaacCAGAGCCTGCAGAGGCTGACTCTGCTGAG AGCTCAGGTGACCAACAGGACACTGCAGTAGTAGAGGAAGATGAAGCAGAAGTAATG GAGTCGGAGGAGTCAAAGGAGTCGGAGGAGTCAAAGGAGTCGGAGGAGTCAAAGGAGTCGGAGGAGTCAAAGGAGTCGGAGGAGTCAAAGGAGTCGGAGGAGCCAGTGCAACCGATGACCAATGAGGTGCCTGTTGTTCATACTGAGACCAAAACCATCACATACGAGTCTGCTGAG GTTGATGCTAATGGTGACACAGACCCTGGAGTACTGATGAGTGCTCAGACCATCACCTCTGAGAACAACAGCACCACAACCACCACACAAATAACAAAG ACGGTGAAGGGAGGTATCTCAGAGACGCGGATCGAAAAGAGGATCGTCATCTCTGGGGATGCCAACATCGATCACGACCAG GCTCTGGCTCAGGCCATAAAAGAGATCAAAGAGCAGCACCCAGACATGTCGGTCACCAAAGTAGTGGTTCATAAAGAGATGGAGATCTCGGCTAGCGAAGGTGACCAGTGA
- the epb41l3b gene encoding band 4.1-like protein 3b isoform X5: protein MQCRITLLDGSDYTCTVEKKAKGQVLFDKVCDHLNLMEKDYFGLTYRDAEHQKNWMDPAKELKKQIRTGPWNFGFNVKFYPPDPSQLCEDITRYYLCLQLRDDVVSGRLPCSFATHSLLGSYIAQSELGDYDPEELGSDYISDLRFAPNQTKELEEKVVDLHRNYKGMTPAEAEMLFLENAKKLSMYGVDLHHAKDSEGVEIMLGVCGSGLLIYRDRLRINRFAWPKILKISYKRNNFYIKIRPGEFEQFESTIGFKLPNHKAAKRLWKVCVEHHTFFRLVAPEPPAKKFLSLGSKFRYSGRTQTQTRRASSQISRPAPQFQRSSSKRLTTTRSLDIAPAMANSDNLMKDSKPAFATGTLITTVTPEKKAEEENAVEDESIPATEPSEPAPPTPVTKCSPLATEHTLLASPRSSTKVRRRKRRRSSSEHAASASPAKGKQISDQNRPKGGTLFSFSLHLPDLSSLLDEDGYLSFPDLSEMNFLPESFQHFLPIKSPSLVPCFLFIFFFLLSTSFSVPYALTLSFPLALCLCYLEPKTASLTTSFTNSFQDSSDEETDSDPSDETTATESEPEDESELMTQTADDANSEPPKDISEEKPEPAEADSAEDSEESEESKESEESKESEESKESEESKESEESKESEEPVQPMTNEVPVVHTETKTITYESAEVDANGDTDPGVLMSAQTITSENNSTTTTTQITKTVKGGISETRIEKRIVISGDANIDHDQALAQAIKEIKEQHPDMSVTKVVVHKEMEISASEGDQ from the exons ATGCAGTGCAGGATCACCCTGTTGGATGGCTCTGACTACACCTGCACGGTGGAG AAGAAAGCCAAAGGCCAGGTCCTGTTTGATAAAGTATGTGACCACCTCAACCTTATGGAGAAGGACTACTTTGGCCTCACGTATCGCGACGCAGAACATCAGAAG aactgGATGGACCCTGCCAAAGAACTGAAGAAACAAATTAGAA ctgGTCCCTGGAACTTTGGGTTTAATGTGAAGTTTTATCCACCTGACCCATCTCAGCTGTGTGAAGATATCACCCG GTACTACCTGTGCCTTCAGCTGCGAGACGATGTCGTGTCGGGTCGTTTGCCATGCTCCTTCGCCACTCACTCTCTCCTGGGTTCATACATCGCCCAGTCTGAGCTGGGAGACTATGACCCTGAAGAGCTGGGCAGCGATTACATCAGTGACCTCCGCTTCGCTCCAAACCAGACCAAAGAGCTGGAGGAAAAGGTCGTAGACCTGCATCGCAACTACAA AGGAATGACTCCAGCTGAGGCGGAGATGCTGTTTCTGGAGAATGCCAAGAAGCTCTCCATGTATGGAGTAGATCTACATCATGCTAAG GATTCGGAGGGAGTGGAGATTATGTTAGGTGTGTGTGGCAGCGGCCTTCTCATCTACAGAGACCGACTGCGCATAAATCGATTTGCCTGGCCCAAAATCCTCAAGATATCCTACAAGCGGAACAACTTCTATATCAAGATACGTCCTGGAGAG tTTGAGCAGTTTGAGAGCACCATTGGTTTCAAACTTCCAAATCACAAAGCAGCAAAGAGATTGTGGAAAGTGTGCGTGGAACATCACACGTTTTTCAG ATTGGTGGCCCCTGAACCTCCTGCCAAGAAGTTTCTGTCACTGGGCTCTAAGTTCCGCTACAGTGGGAGAACGCAGACGCAGACACGCCGTGCCAGCTCCCAGATCTCTCGGCCTGCGCCGCAGTTTCAACGCTCCTCCAGCAAACGGCTCACCACCACTCGCAGTCTAGATATAG CACCAGCCATGGCCAACAGTGACAACTTGATGAAGGACTCTAAACCAGCCTTTGCCACAGGGACCCTCATCACCACGGTAACACCAGAGAAAAAGGCAGAGGAAGAAAACGCAGTCGAAGATGAAAGCATTCCTGCTACAGAGCCATCTGAGCCGGCCCCTCCCACTCCTGTTACCAAG TGTTCTCCTCTTGCCACTGAACACACCCTCCTTGCCTCCCCACGCTCCTCCACTAAAGTGCGGAGGAGGAAACGCAGAAGGAGTAGCTCTGAGCACGCAGCATCAGCAAGCCCGGCAAAGGGCAAGCAGATTTCAGACCAGAACCGGCCCAAAGGGGGAACgctcttctccttctccctgCACCTCCCAGACCTGTCTTCTCTCCTGGATGAAGATGGCTACCTGAGCTTCCCTGACCTGTCTGAGATGAACTTCCTGCCTGAGAGCTTTCAACACTTCCTGCCCATCAAGTCACCATCTCTCGTGCCCtgcttccttttcatcttcttctttcTGCTGTCTACCTCTTTCTCTGTACCCTACGCACTTACGCTTTCCTTCCCGCTGGCACTGTGCCTCTGCTATCTGGAGCCCAAGACGGCATCACTCACCACCTCGTTTACCAACAGCTTTCAAGACAGTTCAGAtgaagag acagacagcgatCCTTCCGACGAGACAACAGCGAccgag TCTGAGCCAGAGGATGAATCAGAACTGATGACCCAG ACTGCAGATGATGCCAACTCTGAGCCTCCTAAGGacatttcagaagaaaaacCAGAGCCTGCAGAGGCTGACTCTGCTGAG GATTCGGAGGAGTCGGAGGAGTCAAAGGAGTCGGAGGAGTCAAAGGAGTCGGAGGAGTCAAAGGAGTCGGAGGAGTCAAAGGAGTCGGAGGAGTCAAAGGAGTCGGAGGAGCCAGTGCAACCGATGACCAATGAGGTGCCTGTTGTTCATACTGAGACCAAAACCATCACATACGAGTCTGCTGAG GTTGATGCTAATGGTGACACAGACCCTGGAGTACTGATGAGTGCTCAGACCATCACCTCTGAGAACAACAGCACCACAACCACCACACAAATAACAAAG ACGGTGAAGGGAGGTATCTCAGAGACGCGGATCGAAAAGAGGATCGTCATCTCTGGGGATGCCAACATCGATCACGACCAG GCTCTGGCTCAGGCCATAAAAGAGATCAAAGAGCAGCACCCAGACATGTCGGTCACCAAAGTAGTGGTTCATAAAGAGATGGAGATCTCGGCTAGCGAAGGTGACCAGTGA
- the epb41l3b gene encoding band 4.1-like protein 3b isoform X6, with protein sequence MQCRITLLDGSDYTCTVEKKAKGQVLFDKVCDHLNLMEKDYFGLTYRDAEHQKNWMDPAKELKKQIRTGPWNFGFNVKFYPPDPSQLCEDITRYYLCLQLRDDVVSGRLPCSFATHSLLGSYIAQSELGDYDPEELGSDYISDLRFAPNQTKELEEKVVDLHRNYKGMTPAEAEMLFLENAKKLSMYGVDLHHAKDSEGVEIMLGVCGSGLLIYRDRLRINRFAWPKILKISYKRNNFYIKIRPGEFEQFESTIGFKLPNHKAAKRLWKVCVEHHTFFRLVAPEPPAKKFLSLGSKFRYSGRTQTQTRRASSQISRPAPQFQRSSSKRLTTTRSLDIAPAMANSDNLMKDSKPAFATGTLITTVTPEKKAEEENAVEDESIPATEPSEPAPPTPVTKCSPLATEHTLLASPRSSTKVRRRKRRRSSSEHAASASPAKGKQISDQNRPKGGTLFSFSLHLPDLSSLLDEDGYLSFPDLSEMNFLPESFQHFLPIKSPSLVPCFLFIFFFLLSTSFSVPYALTLSFPLALCLCYLEPKTASLTTSFTNSFQDSSDEETDSDPSDETTATESEPEDESELMTQTADDANSEPPKDISEEKPEPAEADSAEESEESKESEESKESEESKESEESKESEESKESEEPVQPMTNEVPVVHTETKTITYESAEVDANGDTDPGVLMSAQTITSENNSTTTTTQITKTVKGGISETRIEKRIVISGDANIDHDQALAQAIKEIKEQHPDMSVTKVVVHKEMEISASEGDQ encoded by the exons ATGCAGTGCAGGATCACCCTGTTGGATGGCTCTGACTACACCTGCACGGTGGAG AAGAAAGCCAAAGGCCAGGTCCTGTTTGATAAAGTATGTGACCACCTCAACCTTATGGAGAAGGACTACTTTGGCCTCACGTATCGCGACGCAGAACATCAGAAG aactgGATGGACCCTGCCAAAGAACTGAAGAAACAAATTAGAA ctgGTCCCTGGAACTTTGGGTTTAATGTGAAGTTTTATCCACCTGACCCATCTCAGCTGTGTGAAGATATCACCCG GTACTACCTGTGCCTTCAGCTGCGAGACGATGTCGTGTCGGGTCGTTTGCCATGCTCCTTCGCCACTCACTCTCTCCTGGGTTCATACATCGCCCAGTCTGAGCTGGGAGACTATGACCCTGAAGAGCTGGGCAGCGATTACATCAGTGACCTCCGCTTCGCTCCAAACCAGACCAAAGAGCTGGAGGAAAAGGTCGTAGACCTGCATCGCAACTACAA AGGAATGACTCCAGCTGAGGCGGAGATGCTGTTTCTGGAGAATGCCAAGAAGCTCTCCATGTATGGAGTAGATCTACATCATGCTAAG GATTCGGAGGGAGTGGAGATTATGTTAGGTGTGTGTGGCAGCGGCCTTCTCATCTACAGAGACCGACTGCGCATAAATCGATTTGCCTGGCCCAAAATCCTCAAGATATCCTACAAGCGGAACAACTTCTATATCAAGATACGTCCTGGAGAG tTTGAGCAGTTTGAGAGCACCATTGGTTTCAAACTTCCAAATCACAAAGCAGCAAAGAGATTGTGGAAAGTGTGCGTGGAACATCACACGTTTTTCAG ATTGGTGGCCCCTGAACCTCCTGCCAAGAAGTTTCTGTCACTGGGCTCTAAGTTCCGCTACAGTGGGAGAACGCAGACGCAGACACGCCGTGCCAGCTCCCAGATCTCTCGGCCTGCGCCGCAGTTTCAACGCTCCTCCAGCAAACGGCTCACCACCACTCGCAGTCTAGATATAG CACCAGCCATGGCCAACAGTGACAACTTGATGAAGGACTCTAAACCAGCCTTTGCCACAGGGACCCTCATCACCACGGTAACACCAGAGAAAAAGGCAGAGGAAGAAAACGCAGTCGAAGATGAAAGCATTCCTGCTACAGAGCCATCTGAGCCGGCCCCTCCCACTCCTGTTACCAAG TGTTCTCCTCTTGCCACTGAACACACCCTCCTTGCCTCCCCACGCTCCTCCACTAAAGTGCGGAGGAGGAAACGCAGAAGGAGTAGCTCTGAGCACGCAGCATCAGCAAGCCCGGCAAAGGGCAAGCAGATTTCAGACCAGAACCGGCCCAAAGGGGGAACgctcttctccttctccctgCACCTCCCAGACCTGTCTTCTCTCCTGGATGAAGATGGCTACCTGAGCTTCCCTGACCTGTCTGAGATGAACTTCCTGCCTGAGAGCTTTCAACACTTCCTGCCCATCAAGTCACCATCTCTCGTGCCCtgcttccttttcatcttcttctttcTGCTGTCTACCTCTTTCTCTGTACCCTACGCACTTACGCTTTCCTTCCCGCTGGCACTGTGCCTCTGCTATCTGGAGCCCAAGACGGCATCACTCACCACCTCGTTTACCAACAGCTTTCAAGACAGTTCAGAtgaagag acagacagcgatCCTTCCGACGAGACAACAGCGAccgag TCTGAGCCAGAGGATGAATCAGAACTGATGACCCAG ACTGCAGATGATGCCAACTCTGAGCCTCCTAAGGacatttcagaagaaaaacCAGAGCCTGCAGAGGCTGACTCTGCTGAG GAGTCGGAGGAGTCAAAGGAGTCGGAGGAGTCAAAGGAGTCGGAGGAGTCAAAGGAGTCGGAGGAGTCAAAGGAGTCGGAGGAGTCAAAGGAGTCGGAGGAGCCAGTGCAACCGATGACCAATGAGGTGCCTGTTGTTCATACTGAGACCAAAACCATCACATACGAGTCTGCTGAG GTTGATGCTAATGGTGACACAGACCCTGGAGTACTGATGAGTGCTCAGACCATCACCTCTGAGAACAACAGCACCACAACCACCACACAAATAACAAAG ACGGTGAAGGGAGGTATCTCAGAGACGCGGATCGAAAAGAGGATCGTCATCTCTGGGGATGCCAACATCGATCACGACCAG GCTCTGGCTCAGGCCATAAAAGAGATCAAAGAGCAGCACCCAGACATGTCGGTCACCAAAGTAGTGGTTCATAAAGAGATGGAGATCTCGGCTAGCGAAGGTGACCAGTGA